One region of Anaeromyxobacter paludicola genomic DNA includes:
- a CDS encoding response regulator — protein sequence MRHYLVVDDNRDFAENLAEIVRDAGDEVSVAEGGAEALVLARSRRFDALLTDMRMPFMGGAEVVHHLRRVDPGLPAMVVTAHAADDDLAAARREGLLAVLPKPVPVGRLLELLAGARRDGLVAVVEDDPHQSDNLTEALRTRGFAAVTAASVTETERLGPVRPFAALCDLRLPGGPDGEAMRRLVARFPGLPVIVVSGVPADPPLACAGRFEKPFDTAALLAALERLHAARPPAP from the coding sequence ATGCGCCACTACCTCGTCGTCGACGACAACCGGGACTTCGCCGAGAACCTCGCCGAGATCGTCCGCGACGCCGGGGACGAGGTCTCGGTGGCCGAGGGCGGCGCCGAGGCGCTCGTCCTCGCGCGCTCGCGCCGGTTCGACGCGCTGCTCACCGACATGCGCATGCCGTTCATGGGCGGGGCCGAGGTGGTGCACCACCTGCGGCGCGTCGATCCCGGGCTCCCGGCCATGGTGGTCACCGCCCACGCCGCCGACGACGACCTCGCCGCCGCCCGCCGCGAGGGGCTGCTGGCGGTGCTCCCGAAGCCGGTGCCGGTCGGGCGGCTCCTCGAGCTCCTCGCCGGCGCGCGCCGCGACGGCCTGGTGGCGGTGGTCGAGGACGACCCCCACCAGTCCGACAACCTGACCGAGGCGCTGCGCACCCGCGGCTTCGCCGCCGTGACCGCCGCGTCGGTGACCGAGACCGAGCGGCTCGGCCCGGTGCGCCCCTTCGCCGCGCTCTGCGACCTGCGGCTCCCCGGCGGACCCGACGGCGAGGCGATGCGCCGGCTCGTGGCCCGCTTCCCCGGGCTCCCGGTGATCGTGGTGAGCGGCGTCCCCGCCGATCCCCCGCTCGCCTGCGCCGGGCGCTTCGAAAAGCCGTTCGACACCGCCGCCCTGCTCGCCGCCCTGGAGCGGCTCCACGCCGCCCGCCCGCCCGCGCCATGA
- a CDS encoding sensor histidine kinase yields MTPQTPRRPRLLIVDDNGDLVDNLREILEDAGYHVTGAASCAAALDVAGTEGFDVALVDLRLPDGDGTALAPQLKEASPDGEVVLLTGFATLESAMAAVRAGACAYLVKPCATQELLVTVEQAMRQVRLHAEKHELARRAQTAEKLAAIGTMTAGLSHEIRNPLNAAALQLTVLERRIHKLPAEGQQPALLEPLSLVRDEIRRLDHILEDFLQFARPREFVAHTVDVETVLKKVLDLVEGQAERRGVQVIRDFQPVPPVRGDEERLRQVVMNLALNAVEALPPGGFVRLTSVLEAPDGADVLIHVDDNGPGIPAELRERIFEPFFTTKAAGSGLGLSIVHAIVTQHGGTISAGESPEGGARFTLALPRAD; encoded by the coding sequence ATGACCCCCCAGACGCCCCGCCGCCCCCGCCTGCTGATCGTCGACGACAACGGCGACCTCGTGGACAACCTCCGGGAGATCCTGGAGGACGCCGGGTACCACGTCACCGGCGCCGCCAGCTGCGCGGCCGCGCTCGACGTCGCCGGCACCGAGGGCTTCGACGTCGCCCTCGTGGACCTGCGGCTGCCCGACGGCGACGGCACCGCCCTGGCGCCGCAGCTCAAGGAGGCGTCGCCGGACGGCGAGGTGGTGCTCCTCACCGGCTTCGCCACGCTCGAGTCGGCCATGGCCGCGGTCCGCGCCGGCGCCTGCGCCTACCTCGTGAAGCCCTGCGCCACCCAGGAGCTCCTCGTCACCGTGGAGCAGGCGATGCGGCAGGTGCGGCTGCACGCCGAGAAGCACGAGCTCGCCCGCCGCGCCCAGACGGCCGAGAAGCTGGCCGCCATCGGCACCATGACCGCCGGCCTCTCGCACGAGATCCGCAACCCGCTCAACGCCGCCGCCCTGCAGCTCACGGTGCTGGAGCGGCGCATCCACAAGCTGCCCGCGGAGGGGCAGCAGCCGGCGCTCCTCGAGCCGCTCTCGCTGGTGCGCGACGAGATCCGCAGGCTCGACCACATCCTCGAGGACTTCCTCCAGTTCGCCCGGCCGCGGGAGTTCGTGGCGCACACCGTGGACGTGGAGACGGTGCTGAAGAAGGTGCTGGACCTCGTGGAGGGGCAGGCGGAGCGGCGCGGGGTCCAGGTGATCCGCGACTTCCAGCCGGTGCCCCCGGTGCGCGGGGACGAGGAGCGGCTGCGCCAGGTGGTGATGAACCTCGCCCTCAACGCGGTCGAGGCCCTCCCGCCCGGCGGCTTCGTCCGGCTCACGAGCGTGCTCGAGGCGCCCGACGGCGCCGACGTCCTCATCCACGTGGACGACAACGGCCCGGGCATCCCGGCCGAGCTGCGCGAGCGGATCTTCGAGCCCTTCTTCACCACCAAGGCGGCCGGCTCCGGCCTCGGCCTGTCGATCGTGCACGCCATCGTGACCCAGCACGGCGGGACCATCTCCGCCGGCGAGTCGCCCGAGGGCGGCGCGCGGTTCACGCTGGCGCTGCCGCGGGCCGACTGA
- a CDS encoding sigma-54-dependent transcriptional regulator, whose amino-acid sequence MADLVGGTFPDRSSGKERILIVDDEPNARKGLADILREEGYDIREATDGEEALAQLVEFAPAAVLTDVRMPRMDGITLLKRARELGSEAVFVMMTAFASIETAVEAMRAGAENYLVKPLDDKAVLVVLEKALEKLRLKRDTASLRERVRERYRFHNIVGDAPELQAVYEVVKRAAPTRATVLILGESGTGKELIAQALHEESERKDKPFIKVNCAALSETLLESELFGHEKGSFTGAIGRKEGRFELADGGTLFLDEIGDISPALQIKLLRVLQQKEFERVGGVQTIKVDVRVVAATNRDLAAEVKTGKFREDLYYRLNVVAVTLPPLRQRKGDIPALVTHFVEKYAKAYGKDIRDLAPGTLNALLSHDWPGNVRELENVVERAVVLCKSSQLTADDLPPTLRGPRPSDRSAGALIPGATLYDIEREAILRTLEIVGGSTSRAAEILGISVRKIQYRLKEYGSGGRRGGGEDEGEEQAG is encoded by the coding sequence ATGGCAGACCTGGTGGGAGGGACCTTCCCGGATCGGAGCTCCGGCAAGGAGCGGATCCTGATCGTGGACGACGAGCCCAACGCTCGGAAGGGGCTCGCCGACATCCTCCGCGAGGAGGGCTACGACATCCGGGAGGCGACCGACGGCGAGGAGGCGCTCGCGCAGCTCGTCGAGTTCGCGCCGGCGGCGGTGCTGACCGACGTCCGCATGCCGCGGATGGACGGCATCACCCTGCTCAAGCGCGCCCGCGAGCTCGGCTCGGAGGCGGTCTTCGTGATGATGACCGCCTTCGCGAGCATCGAGACCGCCGTGGAGGCGATGCGGGCCGGCGCCGAGAACTACCTGGTGAAGCCGCTCGACGACAAGGCGGTGCTGGTGGTCCTCGAGAAGGCGCTCGAGAAGCTGCGCCTGAAGCGCGACACCGCCAGCCTGCGCGAGCGGGTGCGCGAGCGCTACCGGTTCCACAACATCGTCGGGGACGCGCCGGAGCTGCAGGCGGTCTACGAGGTGGTGAAGCGGGCCGCGCCGACGCGGGCCACCGTCCTCATCCTCGGCGAGTCGGGCACCGGCAAGGAGCTCATCGCCCAGGCGCTCCACGAGGAGTCGGAGCGCAAGGACAAGCCGTTCATCAAGGTGAACTGCGCCGCGCTCTCCGAGACCCTGCTCGAGAGCGAGCTCTTCGGCCACGAGAAGGGCTCCTTCACCGGCGCCATCGGCCGCAAGGAGGGGCGGTTCGAGCTCGCCGACGGGGGCACGCTCTTCCTCGACGAGATCGGCGACATCTCGCCGGCCCTCCAGATCAAGCTCCTGCGCGTGCTGCAGCAGAAGGAGTTCGAGCGGGTCGGCGGCGTGCAGACCATCAAGGTGGACGTGCGCGTGGTGGCGGCGACCAACCGCGACCTCGCCGCCGAGGTGAAGACCGGCAAGTTCCGCGAGGACCTCTACTACCGGCTCAACGTGGTGGCGGTGACGCTGCCGCCGCTCCGGCAGCGCAAGGGCGACATCCCGGCCCTCGTCACCCACTTCGTGGAGAAGTACGCGAAGGCCTACGGCAAGGACATCCGCGACCTCGCCCCGGGCACGCTCAACGCGCTGCTCTCCCACGACTGGCCCGGGAACGTCCGCGAGCTCGAGAACGTGGTGGAGCGGGCCGTGGTCCTCTGCAAGAGCAGCCAGCTCACCGCCGACGACCTCCCGCCCACCCTGCGCGGGCCGCGGCCGAGCGACCGCAGCGCCGGGGCCCTCATCCCGGGCGCCACGCTCTACGACATCGAGCGCGAGGCCATCCTGCGCACGCTCGAGATCGTGGGCGGCAGCACCTCCCGCGCGGCCGAGATCCTCGGCATCAGCGTCCGCAAGATCCAGTACCGCCTGAAGGAGTACGGCTCGGGCGGGCGGCGCGGCGGCGGCGAGGACGAGGGCGAGGAGCAGGCCGGCTGA